Sequence from the Erythrobacter insulae genome:
CGATCTTTACTTCGGTGCCGGACCATTTGCCGAACAGAACGCGGTCGCCCGCGCTCACGTCGAGTGCGATGCGGTTACCGCTGTCGTCGCGGGCGCCTTCGCCAACAGAGACGACTTCGCCTTCGCTTGGCTTTTCCTGGGCTGAGTCTGGGATGATGATGCCGCCAGCGGTTTTCTGGTCGGCTTCGATGCGGCGGACCACTACGCGGTCGTGCAACGGACGAAATGCCATAATCGATGACCTTTCAAATGAGTTGATGAGTGTCTATTGGCACTCTCCGCTTGAGAGTGCCAGCAGGCCGGATGTGGTTGTGAGGGAAGCCTGAGTCAACAGGTGCCTCGTGAATTTTTTTTAGAAAGTTCGCAGCTGGGTCAGACCGGATGATGGATCGCCGGGTGACGGGTCAAAGCGAGCTTCTCTCGCCGCACCCATCGCCACGTCAGCAGGATGGCTGCAGAAGCAAGTCCAACCGCGAGCCCGATCCACACCCCGACGCCTTCCAGCGGAGTGAAAAACCCGAGCGAGATCGAAAGGCCGATCCCCGGCACCCAATAGCTGAAAATCGCGATCCACATCGGCACGCGCGTATCCTGCAACCCGCGCAGTGCGCCGGCCGCAACGGCCTGCACGCCGTCCACCAGTTGAAAAGCAGCCGCAAGAACAAGGTATTGCAGTGCAAAGCCGACCAGCGCCGCGTTCTTGGCATCGTAAGGGTCAACGTAAATGGACAGCAGAGCGAACGGGGCGAGCACCATCGCGCTAGCGGTGATGGCCATAAAGCCCGTGCCAATCGCCATCGCGACCCAGCCTGCACGTTGAACGCCGATCGGGTCGCGCGCTCCGAAAAAATAGCCGACGCGGATCGTGGCAGCCTGACCAACACCGAATGGAATTTGAAAAGCGAGCGCCGCCAATTGGAGGGCAACCGTGTGCCCGGCCAGTTCTGCTGCGCCGAAACGCCCCATAAGAAACGCGGCGGCGCCGAAAATTCCGGCTTCGGCGCTGACAGTCAGCGCAATGGGCGTCCCGACCCGGGTGATTTGCCAAAAACGCTGCCAGTCCGGTCTCCAGAACCGGTAGAATATGCGGAACCTCGCGAGCGCCGGATCACCGAGAATAACGATCACATAGACAGCCAGTGTAAACAATGACGTGATGATTGTAGCCACGGCTGCGCCCGTCAAACCCAATTCCGGAGCGCCGAAATTGCCGAAAATAAAAGCATAATTCGCAGCAGCATTCACAAAGATGCCAAGGCCGGTGATCGCCGTCGCAAAGATCGGGCGACCCAACGCTGACACA
This genomic interval carries:
- the groES gene encoding co-chaperone GroES is translated as MAFRPLHDRVVVRRIEADQKTAGGIIIPDSAQEKPSEGEVVSVGEGARDDSGNRIALDVSAGDRVLFGKWSGTEVKIDGEDLLIMKESDIMGVIG
- a CDS encoding MATE family efflux transporter codes for the protein MRDTTPLETPGWGSELRATLLLATPLALANLLQMLTYAVDVIFIARLGDEPLAASALAVSLFGLVLWAMTALTGAVAPLIAEAIGSRSPSFRPVRRSTRMALWLAVITGVLGMGICLLLEPLMQVTGQQPAIITLAREYNLVIIYSMVPMLLAGVLRSYVSALGRPIFATAITGLGIFVNAAANYAFIFGNFGAPELGLTGAAVATIITSLFTLAVYVIVILGDPALARFRIFYRFWRPDWQRFWQITRVGTPIALTVSAEAGIFGAAAFLMGRFGAAELAGHTVALQLAALAFQIPFGVGQAATIRVGYFFGARDPIGVQRAGWVAMAIGTGFMAITASAMVLAPFALLSIYVDPYDAKNAALVGFALQYLVLAAAFQLVDGVQAVAAGALRGLQDTRVPMWIAIFSYWVPGIGLSISLGFFTPLEGVGVWIGLAVGLASAAILLTWRWVRREKLALTRHPAIHHPV